Within the Enterobacter roggenkampii genome, the region TCCGCTGACGACGAGCCAATGATATTGCGACTGCGTCAGGAGATATCAACCCCTTTGTCTTACCGGGCGTTAAAGAAAAGACGCCCAGGTGATTGAGTTCTCGGGTATTTTTCTCACATCTCGTGTAATTCGTGACGAATTCCCGGTTGAATGTCAAGCAATTCTGTTGCCAGAATGACGAAAGCGCACACTCTACCTGATAAAATTCGTTACGCAACTTTATTAGCATGCAAAAGCAAATCCTGCCAGCCAGGCCCCTGCACCTTATCCCCTCACATTACAGGGAAAATTTGCCCCCAAAGCGCCCTCGGCGTAGACTATTGTCACTGTTTAAGGAGTGGATTATGCAGAATACGACCCAACCTATTGACCGAGCCTCTCTGCTTATCGAAGCAAACAAGCTTATTCGTGACCATGAAGATACGCTGGCAGGCATTGAAGCCACCGGCGTAGAGCAGCGAAATGGCGTGCTGGTTTTCAGCGGCGAATACTTCCTTGATGAACAAGGCTTACCGACCCCGAAAAGCACCGCCGTGTTTAACATGTTTAAATACCTGGCACATACGCTTTCCGAGAAATATCACCTGGTCGATTAACGCAAAACGCGAGGCATAAGCCTCGCGTTTTTGTTTACAGCAGCGGTTTTTGTCCCCGCTGTAGCCAGCGGAGCAGCAGGCGGTCCGCGCTTTCTGCCGCACTGTTGGTAAAGCGGTCAAGGAGTCGCTTGCGCTGGGCAAAGCGGACGCCCACCAGTTCCCGGCCTTCCATCAGGTTGAGCAGCAGATCGTCGCTGGTTCCGACTTCATCCACCAGCCCTTTCTCCTGCGCCTGAACGCCGTACCAGTGCTCACCCGTTGCGACCTGCTCAATGTCCAGCGTCGGGCGCATACGGCGCACAAAGTCTTTAAAGAGATGATGTGTTTCGTTGAGATCCTCACGGAATTTTTGGCGCCCTTCTTCCGTGTTTTCCCCCAGCAGCGTCAGGGTACGTTTGTACTGACCCGCGGTGTGAAGCTCGATATCAATCTCTTTATTTTTCAGGAAGCGGTTAAAGTTCGGGATCTGTGCGACCACGCCGATCGAGCCAATAATCGAGAACGGTGCGGCCACAATTTTGTCCGCCACGCAGGCCATCATGTAGCCACCACTCGCCGCCACTTTATCTACGGCCACGGTCAGCGGGATCTGTTTTTCACGCAGGCGCTGCAGCTGAGAGGCCGCCAGGCCGTAGCCGTGCACCACACCCCCCGGGCTTTCAAGACGAACAACGACCTGGTCCTGCGGCGTCGCCACGGCCAGCACGGCAGTGACCTCTTCGCGCAAAGACGCGACTTCATGCGCATCCATGCTGCCTTTAAAATCGAGCACGTAAACCCGTGGTGTGACCTTATCCTGTGGCGTATTGAGCTTCGCCTTTGCCTTTGCCGCTTTGGCTTCCTGCTTATGCTTTTTCTTCTGCGCTTTGAGCCACAGCTTCTGTTGATGACTGTCAAGCAGCGCCAGAGACATCTCTTCCTGCATCTCTTTATACTGCTCGCTCAGGCGGGTGATGCGTAACTCCCCACGCTGACGCTTGCGCTGCGTCAGGTTGACAATCAGAACCGCAACCACCGCAATGGCAATCACCACCGTCGCGATTTTCGCCAAAAACAACCCATATTCAGAAAGTAATTCCACGCGTTCCACCTTGATTTAACCACGAATCTTTCACGGCAGTGTACAACACCCCTGCCCATGCGTCTCGCTCGTGACACTACCTCTGCGAGGCGCCTTCAGGAATCCCCGGTCTGGCGTTTAAATATTTGCAAATTGTTAATTTTACAGCAATGCGTCCTGTAGACTGATTGAATTATCAGGCGAATTCGGGCATAAAGCCGAAAAGTCACAAAAGAAGGCGTGTTTAAGTCACCGTGCGCCGAGGAGTCACCTTGCATTATCAACCGCAAAAAAATCTGCTGCAGAACCGCATCATTCTCGTCACTGGGGCCAGCGACGGGATTGGCCGTGAAGCGGCGCTGACCTACGCTGAGTATGGCGCGAGCGTCATCCTGACCGGCCGCAACGAAGAAAAACTTAAAGGGGTGGCGCAGGAGATTGAAGCCGCAGGGGGGATTCCTGCTCGCTGGTACACGCTCGATCTGCTCACCTGCACGCCCGCGTCATGTCAGGAGCTTGCTCACCGCATCAGCACCCATTACCCGCGCCTGGACGGCGTACTGCATAATGCCGGCTTGCTTGGCGAAGTTCGCCCGATGGATGAACAGGATCCCGAGATCTGGCAGGAGGTCATGCAGGTCAACGTCAACGGGACGTTTTTCCTGACCCAGGCACTGCTTCCTTTATTACTCAAATCGGATTCGGGTTCACTGGTGTTCACCTCCTCCAGCGTAGGCCGTGAGGGGCGCGCAAACTGGGGTGCCTATGCCGTATCAAAATTCGCAACCGAAGGCATGATGCAGGTGCTGGCAGAGGAGTACCAAAGCCGCCATCTGCGCGTAAACTGCATTAACCCGGGCGGTACGCGCACCAAAATGCGCGCCAGCGCCTTCCCGACGGAAGATCCGCAGAAGCTGAAAACGCCGGCAGACATTATGCCGCTCTATCTCTGGCTGATGGGCGACGACAGCCGCCGCAAAACCGGGATGACCTTTGACGCCCAGCCGGGCCGTAAACCAGGAATCTCGCAATGAGTGAAGAACGTCATCAGCAGCGCCAGCAGCGGCTGAAGGAACAGGTCGATGCACGCGTCGCGGCCGCTCAGGACGAGCGCGGGATCGTCATCGTCTTTACCGGCAACGGTAAAGGGAAAACCACGGCCGCATTCGGCACGGCGACACGCGCCGTCGGCCACGGGCAGAAGGTCGGCGTTATCCAGTTTATTAAAGGTGAGTGGCCTAACGGCGAGCGTAATCTGCTTGAGCCTCACGGCGTTGAGTTCCAGGTGATGGCGACCGGATTTACGTGGGACACCCAGAACCGCGAAACCGATACCGCAGCCTGTCTGGCCGTCTGGGAGCACGCTAAAAGAATGCTGGCCGATCCTTCACTCAATATGGTTCTGCTGGATGAGATCACCTATATGGTCGCCTACGACTATTTGCCGCTGGAAGACGTGCTTAATGCACTGAAAGACCGTCCCGCCCATCAGACGGTTATCATCACGGGGCGCGGGTGTCATCGGGATATTCTGGAGCTGGCAGATACCGTCAGCGAGCTGCGTCCGGTTAAACATGCGTTTGATGCGGGCATCAAAGCGCAAATGGGGATTGATTACTAAAGAAAAAAGCCCGGTGTCTTCACCGGGCTTTTACATTAACCGTTGTTATTACGGCTGCCAGAGCGGCGGTTGCTGCTCACCTGGCTGTGACGCTTCACCGCACGGCGAATCTGGTTCGCCTTCATGCGGCGACGATCTTTTTCCACCGCCACTTTAGAGGTGGTTTCCGGCGTCAGGCCGACCAGCTCGCGCAGATAGTTGGTCTGGGTCAGATCCAGTTCGGTATAACCCCCACGCGGCAGGCCTTTTGGCAGCAGGATGTCGCCGTAACGGACACGGATCAGGCGGCTAACCTGCACGCCTACCGCTTCCCAGAGACGACGCACCTCGCGGTTGCGGCCTTCGGTCAGGGTCACGTTGTACCACTGGTTGATGCCTTCCCCACCGGTAAATTTGATGGTCTTGAACGCCGCAGGACCGTCTTCCAGCTGAACGCCACGCGACAGGTCGCGCAGTTTATTCTCGTCAACCTGACCGAACACGCGCACGGCGTATTCACGTTCCACTTCACGGCTTGGGTGCATCAGACGGTTTGCCAGTTCACCATCGGTGGTAAACAGCAGCAGACCGCAGGTATTCACGTCCAGACGACCAACGGCAATCCAGCGAGCGCCACGCAGTTTAGGCAGACGGTCAAACACCGTCGGGCGACCTTCCGGGTCATTGCGGGTACACAGCTCGCCTTCCGGCTTGTAGTAAGCCAGCACGCGGCAGATCTGCTCAGCGGACTCTTTCACGGAGATAAGATGACCGTCGATACGGATCTTCAGCCCCGGTACGATTTCTACGCGGTCACCCAGCGTGGCGATTTTACCGTCCACACTCACGCGGCCCGCTTCAATAATGGCTTCGATTTCACGGCGTGAACCGTGGCCGGCACGCGCCAGCACTTTCTGTAACTTCTCGCTCATTGAGCTTCCTCAGGTGTCGCCTTCACAGGCGTCGAATCAGGTCAAAAGAGGGCCGAGCCCTGCTTTGATGGCCGCGTAGTATATCTGCTTATACCATTACAAGAAAGGCTTTACATCGCCCACGCCTTCTCGAATCACTTCCGGTGCATCTTCGGTTAAGTCGACCACGGTGGTCGGCTGCTGGCCGAGATAACCGCCGTGAATAATCAGCTCGACCACCTTCTCCAGACGATCTTTGATCTCTTCCGGATCGGACTCGGTAAACTCGCTGCCGGGCAGCATCAGCGAGGTAGACAGCATCGGTTCGCCGAGGGTTTCAAGCAGCGCCTGCGCAATCGGGTTCGACGGCACGCGCATGCCGATAGTCTTACGCTTTTCCTGCAGCAGACGGCGCGGCACCTCTTTCGTTCCTTTCAGGATGAAGGTGTAGTTGCCCGGCGTGTTGTTCTTAATCAGGCGAAACGCCACGTTATCGACATAAGCATAGGTCGACAGCTCAGAGAGATCGCGGCACATCAGGGTAAAGTTATGGCCGTCCGGCAGCTGGCGAATGCGGCAAATGCGTTCCATCGCCCCTTTATCTTCAATTTTGCAGCCCAGCGCGTAGCCGGAATCGGTCGGGTAGACAATCACGCCGCCTTTGCGGACGATCTCCACGGCCTGGTTAATCAGGCGTGGCTGCGGGTTATCCGGATGGATATAGAAAAACTGACTCATACTTCCCTCTCTTCAATTTGCTGCGGCTGTTCCCAGAGCTGCCAGACCGGCTCAACGCCAGCGGGCAGCCAGAGCTTGCGCCCCAGTTCGATCCAGGCGCAGGGCTGATGGAAATCAGAACCCTGTGAGCCAAGCAGGCCGTACTGTCGGGCATAGGTCGCGAGCTGCGCGCGCTCGTTGGGTGCCTGCTGACACTGGGCGACTTCCATCGCCTCTCCACCGTTTTCGGCAAAGTGCGCCAGCAGCCTTTTCAGCCATTTAGCAGAAAGATTATACCGCCCCGGATGGGCCAGCACGGCCTTACCGCCAGAATGATGAATCACATCAATAGCTTGTTTTATTGTACACCACTGTGGCGGAACGTATCCGGTTTTCCCGCGCGCCAGATACTTTTTAAAGACATCCGCCATCGTCGTGGCTTTACCCGCCTCTACCAGAAAACGGGCGAAATGACCGCGCGTAACCGCCCCGCCGTTCGCCAGCTTTTGCGCACCTTCCAGCGCGCCAGGAATATGTGCCTTTTCCAGACGCTCGCCGATCATCTCTGCGCGCTGGTTGCGGCGCGTTTTTTGTTCTTGCAAAAAGTCAATAAGTGCCGGATGGTCTATATCGATGTTCAGGCCAACGATATGAATCTCATGGTTTTCCCAGACGGTCGAAATCTCGACGCCGGACACCAGATTGAGTGCCAGCCCGCAGCGGGCAATCTCGGCGCGCGCTGCCGGAATGGCATCCGTCGTATCGTGATCGGTTATCGCCAGCGTGCCGATGCGCATTTCAACGGCACGATGAACCAGGGCTTCGGGTGTCAGCAGGCCATCAGAGGCCTGAGTATGGCTGTGTAAATCATAAATAATCGCGTAGGTGGTATCGCTCAAAGCACTTCCCATAACAGGTTGAAGACATCCGAAACCGCCATGATACCGACTTAACGTGAAATTCTGAAATCAAGGGTTGACAACACGCCATCGAACTAGTTAACTAGTACGCAAGTTCACACGAGAAAGGTATCTGAAAATGACAGCACATTTCACTCTGCACGGCTGGTGGCGTACTTCCTGATCTTCGGGCAGTGTCACGCGTCTGCGAAATGCAAACAGATACCCGCCCGCTACCCAGCGGGCTTTTTTTTTGAACAGAATAAATGAGAACACCAACATGCAAACAGCCAAACCCCATCTCGAATTGCTGACCTGCGAGGCGGCCTATCGCCACAACCCGACCGCGCTGTTTCATCAGGTGTGCGGGGCTCGCCCGGCAACGCTGCTGCTGGAATCTGCGGACATCGACAGCAAGGACGATCTGAAAAGCCTTCTGCTGGTCGACAGCGCGTTGCGCATTACCGCCTTAGGTGACACTGTCACTATTAAGGCTTTGTCAGACAATGGCGCATCGCTGCTGCCGCTGCTGGATGCCGCCCTGCCTTCAGGCATCGAAAACGAGCGTCATCCGGAAATGCGCATTCTGCATTTCCCGCCGGTTAGCCAACTGTTAGATGAAGACGCGCGCCTCTGTTCCCTGTCCGTCTTTGATGCCTTCCGCCTGCTGCAAAACCTGGTCACCGTTCCGCACGATGAGCGTGAAGCGATGTTCTTTGGCGGGCTGTTTGCTTACGACCTGGTCGCGGGATTTGAAGATTTGCCGGAAACCGAGCAGGGCAATCGCTGCCCGGACTACTGTTTCTATCTGGCCGAAACCCTGCTGGTGATCGACCATCAGAAACAGTACACCCGCATTCAGGCCAGCCTGTTCACGCCTTCTGGCGCTGAGAAAACCCGTCTGGAGCACCGCATTGCCCAACTGCAGCAGCAAATGACGGAAGCGCCGCCTGCGCTACCGGTGCAGCGCGTGGAAAAAATGACCTGCGATGTGAACCAGACCGACGATCAGTACGGTGCCGTGGTTCGCCAGATGCAAAAAGCGATTCGCGCCGGGGAAATTTTCCAGGTCGTGCCTTCCCGTCGCTTCTCTCTGCCCTGCCCGTCCCCGCTGGCCGCTTACGACGTGCTGAAAAAGAGCAACCCCAGCCCGTACATGTTCTTTATGCAGGACAACGACTTCACGCTGTTCGGCGCCTCGCCGGAAAGTTCGCTGAAATATGACGCCACCAGCCGCCAGATTGAGATCTACCCGATCGCCGGAACCCGTCCGCGCGGACGTCGCGCAGACGGCTCGCTGGATCGCGATCTCGACAGCCGCATCGAGCTGGAAATGCGCACCGACCATAAAGAGCTCTCCGAGCACCTGATGCTGGTTGACCTGGCGCGTAACGATCTGGCTCGTATTTGCACCCCAGGCAGCCGCTACGTGGCGGACCTGACTAAAGTCGACCGCTATTCATTCGTGATGCACCTGGTCTCCCGCGTGGTGGGCGAGCTGCGCCACGACCTCGACGTGCTGCACGCCTACCGCGCCTGCATGAACATGGGCACCCTGAGCGGTGCGCCGAAAGTGCGCGCCATGCAGCTGATTGCCGCCGCCGAAGGACGCCGTCGCGGCAGCTACGGCGGCGCGGTGGGCTATTTTACGGCCCACGGTGACCTCGATACCTGCATCGTGATCCGCTCCGCCTATGTCGAAGACGGTATTGCCACCGTCCAGGCGGGTGCCGGGATTGTTCTTGATTCCGTTCCGCAGTCTGAAGCTGACGAAACGCGCAGCAAAGCGCGTGCGGTCCTTCGCGCCATTGCTACCGCACACCATGCACAGGAGATTTTCTGATGGCTGACATTCTGCTGCTCGATAATATCGACTCCTTTACCTATAACCTGGCAGATCAGCTGCGTGCGAATGGTCACAACGTCGTTATCTACCGCAACCACGTTCCGGCTCAGACCCTGATTGACCGTCTGGCGACCATGCAAAACCCGGTGCTGATGCTCTCCCCGGGGCCGGGCGCGCCGAGCGAAGCGGGCTGTATGCCCGAACTGCTGACCCGCATGCGCGGCAAGCTGCCGATTATCGGTATCTGCCTTGGTCACCAGGCGATTGTTGAAGCCTACGGCGGTTACGTCGGCCAGGCGGGCGAGATCCTGCACGGTAAAGCGTCCAGCATCGAACATGACGGCCAGGCGATGTTTGCCGGGCTGCCGAATCCGCTTCCGGTCGCGCGCTACCACTCGCTGGTCGGCAGCAACATTCCCGCCGGGCTGACGATCAACGCCTCGTTTGAAGGGATGGTGATGGCGGTACGTCACGACGCGGATCGCGTCTGCGGGATGCAGTTCCATCCGGAATCCATCCTGACCTCCCACGGTGCCCGCCTGCTGGAGCAGACCCTCGACTGGGCGTTACAGAAGCTGGAGCAGACCAACACCCTGCAGCCGATTCTGGAAAAACTGTACCAGGCACAAACCCTGAGCCAGCAGGAGAGCCACCAGCTCTTCTCCGCCGTGGTTCGCGGCGAGCTGAAGCCTGAGCAGCTGGCGGCCGCGCTGGTGAGCATGAAGGTGCGCGGCGAAAGCCCACAGGAGATCGCCGGTGCCGCTACGGCCCTGCTGGAAAATGCCGCCCCGTTCCCGCGCCCGGACTATCCGTTTGCCGATATCGTCGGTACCGGCGGTGACGGCAGCAACAGTATCAATATTTCAACCGCCAGCGCCTTTGTGGCGGCGGCGTGTGGTTTAAAAGTGGCTAAGCACGGTAACCGCAGCGTGTCCAGCCGGTCGGGCTCGTCTGATTTACTCGCGGCATTCGGCATTAATCTCGATATGAACGCCGAACGTTCCCGTGAAGCGCTGGATGACCTGGGCGTCTGCTTCCTGTTTGCGCCGAAGTATCACACCGGTTTCCGCCACGCAATGCCGGTTCGTCAGCAGCTGAAAACCCGCACGCTGTTTAACGTGCTCGGCCCGCTGATCAACCCGGCCCATCCGCCGCTGGCGCTCATCGGTGTCTACAGTCCGGAACTGGTCCTGCCGATTGCCGAGACCTTGCGCGTGCTGGGTTACCAGCGTGCCGCCGTGGTGCACAGCGGCGGAATGGACGAAGTGTCATTGCATGCGCCGACGCTGGTAGCCGAACTGCGCGACGGTGAAATCCTGAGCTACCAGCTCGAAGCCGCTGACTTTGGTTTAACTCCGTATCACCAGGAAGCGCTGGCAGGCGGTACCCCGGAAGAAAACCGTGACATTCTGACGCGCTTATTACAAGGTAAGGGAGAGGTCGCCCATGAGGCCGCCGTGGCCGCCAACGTCGCCATGCTGATGCGTTTGCACGGTGAGGAAGACCTGAAGGCCAACGTTCAAAAAGTTCTGGATGTACTGCGCTCCGGTGCAGCTTACGATCGCGTTACCGCACTTGCGGCAAGAGGGTAAAGAATGCAGACCGTTTTAGCGAAAATCGTTGCCGATAAGGCCATCTGGGTGGAAGCCCGCAAGCAACAGCAGCCGCTTGCCAGTTTCCAGAACGACGTCGTCCCGAGCAGCCGTCGTTTCTATGACGCCCTGCAGGGTGCGCGCACCGCGTTTATTCTTGAGTGCAAAAAGGCGTCTCCCTCAAAAGGCGTTATCCGTGACGATTTCGACCCGGCGCGCATTGCCGGTATTTATAAGCATCATGCCTCAGCCATCTCCGTGCTGACGGATGAGAAATATTTTCAGGGCAGCTTCGATTTTCTGCCGATCGTCAGCGGCATCGCGCCGCAGCCGATCCTCTGTAAAGACTTCATTATCGATCCGTATCAGATTTGGCTGGCGCGCTTTTACCAGGCCGACGCCTGCCTGCTGATGCTCTCGGTGCTTGACGACGAGCAGTACCGCCAGCTCTCTGCCGTCGCGCACAGCCTGAAAATGGGCGTGCTGACCGAAGTGAGCAACGAAGAGGAGCTGGAGCGCGCGATTGCGCTGGAAGCCAAAGTGGTCGGCATTAACAACCGCGATCTGCGTGACCTGTCCATTGACCTGAACCGCACGCGCCAGCTGGCGCCGCGGCTGGGCTCTGGCGTCACGGTCATCAGCGAATCCGGCATTAACAGCTACGCCCAGGTGCGCGAGCTGAGCCACTTCGCCAACGGTTTCCTGATTGGCTCCGCCATGATGGAACATGACGATCTCAATGCGGCAGTACGTCGCGTGCTGCTGGGTGAGAACAAAGTCTGCGGCTTAACCCGCGAACAGGACGCCCAGGCCGCGTATGAAGCCGGAGCGATTTATGGCGGGCTGATTTTTGTGGATTCCTCTCCTCGCGCGGTCAGCGAAGAGCAGGCGCGTAAGGTCATCGCCGCGGCACCACTCAGCTATGTTGGCGTGTTCCGCAATGCGGATATCGCCGAGGTGGTTGAAAAAGCCGACGCGTTATCCCTGAGCGCAGTGCAGCTTCACGGCGATGAAGATCAGGCCTATATCGATGCCCTGCGCGCCACGCTGGCGCCGCAGGTACAGATCTGGAAAGCGCAACGCGTTGACGATACGTTGCCCCCGCGTAACCTGAACCACGTGGATAAATACGTTCTCGATAACGGCCAGGGCGGAACCGGCCAGCGTTTTGACTGGTCCCTGCTGAACGGCGAAAAGCTGGACAACGTCCTGCTGGCGGGCGGATTAAGCCCGGATAACTGTGTAGAAGCCGCGAAAACCGGCTGCGCAGGCCTCGATTTCAATTCAGGCGTAGAGTCCCAGCCGGGTAGTAAAGATGCCAGCAAACTGGCCTCGGTTTTTAAAACTCTGCGTGCATATTAAGGAAGAGAAGATGACGACATTACTTAACCCGTATTTTGGTGAGTTCGGCGGGATGTACGT harbors:
- a CDS encoding YciN family protein, producing the protein MQNTTQPIDRASLLIEANKLIRDHEDTLAGIEATGVEQRNGVLVFSGEYFLDEQGLPTPKSTAVFNMFKYLAHTLSEKYHLVD
- the sohB gene encoding protease SohB; translation: MELLSEYGLFLAKIATVVIAIAVVAVLIVNLTQRKRQRGELRITRLSEQYKEMQEEMSLALLDSHQQKLWLKAQKKKHKQEAKAAKAKAKLNTPQDKVTPRVYVLDFKGSMDAHEVASLREEVTAVLAVATPQDQVVVRLESPGGVVHGYGLAASQLQRLREKQIPLTVAVDKVAASGGYMMACVADKIVAAPFSIIGSIGVVAQIPNFNRFLKNKEIDIELHTAGQYKRTLTLLGENTEEGRQKFREDLNETHHLFKDFVRRMRPTLDIEQVATGEHWYGVQAQEKGLVDEVGTSDDLLLNLMEGRELVGVRFAQRKRLLDRFTNSAAESADRLLLRWLQRGQKPLL
- a CDS encoding YciK family oxidoreductase; the protein is MHYQPQKNLLQNRIILVTGASDGIGREAALTYAEYGASVILTGRNEEKLKGVAQEIEAAGGIPARWYTLDLLTCTPASCQELAHRISTHYPRLDGVLHNAGLLGEVRPMDEQDPEIWQEVMQVNVNGTFFLTQALLPLLLKSDSGSLVFTSSSVGREGRANWGAYAVSKFATEGMMQVLAEEYQSRHLRVNCINPGGTRTKMRASAFPTEDPQKLKTPADIMPLYLWLMGDDSRRKTGMTFDAQPGRKPGISQ
- the cobO gene encoding cob(I)yrinic acid a,c-diamide adenosyltransferase, with amino-acid sequence MSEERHQQRQQRLKEQVDARVAAAQDERGIVIVFTGNGKGKTTAAFGTATRAVGHGQKVGVIQFIKGEWPNGERNLLEPHGVEFQVMATGFTWDTQNRETDTAACLAVWEHAKRMLADPSLNMVLLDEITYMVAYDYLPLEDVLNALKDRPAHQTVIITGRGCHRDILELADTVSELRPVKHAFDAGIKAQMGIDY
- the rluB gene encoding 23S rRNA pseudouridine(2605) synthase RluB, whose product is MSEKLQKVLARAGHGSRREIEAIIEAGRVSVDGKIATLGDRVEIVPGLKIRIDGHLISVKESAEQICRVLAYYKPEGELCTRNDPEGRPTVFDRLPKLRGARWIAVGRLDVNTCGLLLFTTDGELANRLMHPSREVEREYAVRVFGQVDENKLRDLSRGVQLEDGPAAFKTIKFTGGEGINQWYNVTLTEGRNREVRRLWEAVGVQVSRLIRVRYGDILLPKGLPRGGYTELDLTQTNYLRELVGLTPETTSKVAVEKDRRRMKANQIRRAVKRHSQVSSNRRSGSRNNNG
- a CDS encoding L-threonylcarbamoyladenylate synthase, which codes for MSQFFYIHPDNPQPRLINQAVEIVRKGGVIVYPTDSGYALGCKIEDKGAMERICRIRQLPDGHNFTLMCRDLSELSTYAYVDNVAFRLIKNNTPGNYTFILKGTKEVPRRLLQEKRKTIGMRVPSNPIAQALLETLGEPMLSTSLMLPGSEFTESDPEEIKDRLEKVVELIIHGGYLGQQPTTVVDLTEDAPEVIREGVGDVKPFL
- the rnm gene encoding RNase RNM, with the translated sequence MSDTTYAIIYDLHSHTQASDGLLTPEALVHRAVEMRIGTLAITDHDTTDAIPAARAEIARCGLALNLVSGVEISTVWENHEIHIVGLNIDIDHPALIDFLQEQKTRRNQRAEMIGERLEKAHIPGALEGAQKLANGGAVTRGHFARFLVEAGKATTMADVFKKYLARGKTGYVPPQWCTIKQAIDVIHHSGGKAVLAHPGRYNLSAKWLKRLLAHFAENGGEAMEVAQCQQAPNERAQLATYARQYGLLGSQGSDFHQPCAWIELGRKLWLPAGVEPVWQLWEQPQQIEEREV
- the trpL gene encoding trp operon leader peptide; the protein is MTAHFTLHGWWRTS
- a CDS encoding anthranilate synthase component 1, producing MQTAKPHLELLTCEAAYRHNPTALFHQVCGARPATLLLESADIDSKDDLKSLLLVDSALRITALGDTVTIKALSDNGASLLPLLDAALPSGIENERHPEMRILHFPPVSQLLDEDARLCSLSVFDAFRLLQNLVTVPHDEREAMFFGGLFAYDLVAGFEDLPETEQGNRCPDYCFYLAETLLVIDHQKQYTRIQASLFTPSGAEKTRLEHRIAQLQQQMTEAPPALPVQRVEKMTCDVNQTDDQYGAVVRQMQKAIRAGEIFQVVPSRRFSLPCPSPLAAYDVLKKSNPSPYMFFMQDNDFTLFGASPESSLKYDATSRQIEIYPIAGTRPRGRRADGSLDRDLDSRIELEMRTDHKELSEHLMLVDLARNDLARICTPGSRYVADLTKVDRYSFVMHLVSRVVGELRHDLDVLHAYRACMNMGTLSGAPKVRAMQLIAAAEGRRRGSYGGAVGYFTAHGDLDTCIVIRSAYVEDGIATVQAGAGIVLDSVPQSEADETRSKARAVLRAIATAHHAQEIF
- the trpD gene encoding bifunctional anthranilate synthase glutamate amidotransferase component TrpG/anthranilate phosphoribosyltransferase TrpD is translated as MADILLLDNIDSFTYNLADQLRANGHNVVIYRNHVPAQTLIDRLATMQNPVLMLSPGPGAPSEAGCMPELLTRMRGKLPIIGICLGHQAIVEAYGGYVGQAGEILHGKASSIEHDGQAMFAGLPNPLPVARYHSLVGSNIPAGLTINASFEGMVMAVRHDADRVCGMQFHPESILTSHGARLLEQTLDWALQKLEQTNTLQPILEKLYQAQTLSQQESHQLFSAVVRGELKPEQLAAALVSMKVRGESPQEIAGAATALLENAAPFPRPDYPFADIVGTGGDGSNSINISTASAFVAAACGLKVAKHGNRSVSSRSGSSDLLAAFGINLDMNAERSREALDDLGVCFLFAPKYHTGFRHAMPVRQQLKTRTLFNVLGPLINPAHPPLALIGVYSPELVLPIAETLRVLGYQRAAVVHSGGMDEVSLHAPTLVAELRDGEILSYQLEAADFGLTPYHQEALAGGTPEENRDILTRLLQGKGEVAHEAAVAANVAMLMRLHGEEDLKANVQKVLDVLRSGAAYDRVTALAARG
- the trpCF gene encoding bifunctional indole-3-glycerol-phosphate synthase TrpC/phosphoribosylanthranilate isomerase TrpF, which encodes MQTVLAKIVADKAIWVEARKQQQPLASFQNDVVPSSRRFYDALQGARTAFILECKKASPSKGVIRDDFDPARIAGIYKHHASAISVLTDEKYFQGSFDFLPIVSGIAPQPILCKDFIIDPYQIWLARFYQADACLLMLSVLDDEQYRQLSAVAHSLKMGVLTEVSNEEELERAIALEAKVVGINNRDLRDLSIDLNRTRQLAPRLGSGVTVISESGINSYAQVRELSHFANGFLIGSAMMEHDDLNAAVRRVLLGENKVCGLTREQDAQAAYEAGAIYGGLIFVDSSPRAVSEEQARKVIAAAPLSYVGVFRNADIAEVVEKADALSLSAVQLHGDEDQAYIDALRATLAPQVQIWKAQRVDDTLPPRNLNHVDKYVLDNGQGGTGQRFDWSLLNGEKLDNVLLAGGLSPDNCVEAAKTGCAGLDFNSGVESQPGSKDASKLASVFKTLRAY